The Puntigrus tetrazona isolate hp1 chromosome 4, ASM1883169v1, whole genome shotgun sequence genome includes a window with the following:
- the LOC122343144 gene encoding NACHT, LRR and PYD domains-containing protein 6-like, with protein sequence MASVKELLVDLLKDLKEAEPKEFHWWLKNGHHKPISKSEMEKADVLDTVDKMVMCFGPEDAVKVTVDILRKMNQNDLAKQLQNEHNSD encoded by the exons ATGGCGTCCGTTAAAGAGCTGCTTGTGGACTTACTGAAGGATCTGAAAGAAGCTGAACCAAAGGAGTTTCATTGGTGGTTAAAGAATGGACATCATAAGCCTATATCAAAGTCTGAAATGGAGAAGGCAGATGTATTAGACACAGTAGATAAGATGGTTATGTGTTTTGGACCAGAAGACGCTGTGAAGGTCACGGTAGACATCCTGAGAAAGATGAACCAAAATGATCTGGCTAAACAGTTGCAGAATGAACACAA CTCAGACTGA